In Alkalihalobacillus sp. AL-G, the genomic stretch TTGGCTATCAATCCAAAGCTGATTGTCGCTGATGAAGCAGTCTCCGCACTGGATGTATCCATTCAATCTCAAATATTGAATCTTCTAATTGATTTACAAAAGGAATTCAATCTAACCTATTTATTTATTTCCCACGATTTAAGTGTAGTGAAACATATCAGCGACCGTGTAGCTGTAATGTATTTAGGGAAAATTGTAGAGATTACTGAAAAAGATAAGGTTTTCAACAATCCCTTACATCCATATACAAAATCACTTTTGTCTGCTATCCCAGTACCAAATCCTTTAGCAAAAAGAGAAAGAATCGTGTTGAAGGGGGATTTGCCAAGTCCATCTAATCCCCCAAAGGGATGCACATTCCATACGAGATGCCCGATGAAAATGGCTAGTTGTGAAACATTGCCTCCTAAGCTACAAGAAGTCGAACCTGGTCATTATGTATCCTGTCATTTGTATAACGAATTTGCTAATGAAAAGTAACATAACGTTTTTGTAGCAAAATTTGCTTTGGAAGGAGGGAGTTCATGAAGGTATCCTTATTTATCACTTGCTTATGTGATGTATTTTTCGTTCGTGCAGGACAAGCAACGGTTGAATTATTAGAAAGGCACGGTTGTACGGTTGATTTTCCTGAAGACCAAACGTGCTGTGGGCAACCAGCCTACAATAGTGGGTACCAAAAGGAAGCAGAACGAGCGGCTAAGAATATGATCAAAGCCTTTGAACATGCCGAGTATGTTGTAACACCTTCGGGATCGTGCGCCTACATGGTGCATGAATATGAGAAATTTTTTGAAGGAGATTCTGTCTGGCAAGAACGAGCAAGGAATCTAAGGGAAAAAACCTATGAGCTTACGCAATTTCTCACCGATGTGTTGAAAATTGAAGATACGGGTGCTGTTTTTAAAGGAAAGGCGACCTATCATACGTCATGCCATATGACTAGATTGCTAGGAGTGAAAGAGGCACCCTTTCAACTATTGAAAAATGTTAAAGACTTAGAGCTCAAGGAATTGCCAGGTTGTCAGGATTGTTGCGGATTTGGAGGAACATTTTCGGTTAAGATGACGCCGATTTCAGAGCAGATGGTGGACGAAAAAATTCAACATATCGAAGAGTCCGGAGCGGAGATATTGATAGGGGCTGATAGTGGTTGCCTTATGAACATCGAAGGGCGGATTAAGCGGAACCGAAAGCCTATTAAAGTGATGCACATTGCTGAAATCTTAAACAATCGAGGTGAAGCTCATGTCAATGAAGGTCGGGAATAAAGAGTTTTCGTCACGAATTGAACACGGTATTAACGATAACTTTATGCGCGGCGCCGTTCGGTCCGCCCAAAGCAGACTAGAAACGAATCGGATAAAGGCTGCTGATGAACTGGGGAATTGGGAAGAATGGCGAAAATCTGGCCAAGAGATCCGACAGCACACACTAGAAAACCTGGATTACTATCTCCAACAGCTGAGTGAAAATATCGCCGAACGAGGCGGCCATGTATTTTTCGCTTCAACAGCAGAAGAAGCAAATGAGTATATCCAGGGTGTCATTAAGGAAAAGCAAGGCAAAAAAGTAGTGAAATCAAAATCTATGGTCACCGAGGAAATCGGGCTGAATGAAGCCCTTGAAGACATTGGTTGTGATGTAGTTGAAACGGATTTAGGTGAGTATATTCTTCAAATTGATGAAAAGGACCCACCATCCCATATCGTTGCACCCGCGCTCCACAAGAATAAAGAACAAGTTCGAGATGTATTCAAAGATAAAAAGGGTTATTTGAAATCGGAGAAACCAGAAGAAATGACCTTGTTTGCTCGGGAACTGTTACGGCAAGAATTTTTAACGGCTGATGTTGGGATTACAGGCTGTAACTTTGCGATTGCCGAATCAGGTTCATTTGCATTAGTGACCAATGAAGGAAACGCCCGAATGGTAACAACACTTCCGGATACTCAAATCACCGTAATGGGAATGGAACGGATTGTTCCTACATGGGAAGAACTTGACGTTTTAGTGAGTCTATTGACCCGGAGTGCGGTTGGCCAAAAGATATCGAGCTATGTCACAGCGCTTACGGGCCCAAAAGAGGAAGGGGATGTCGATGGTCCAGATGATTTCCATTTGGTAATTATCGACAATGGACGATCTAAAATATTGGGCACTGAATTCCAAGAGGCCCTGCAATGTATTCGTTGCGCCGCTTGCATCAATGTTTGTCCTGTTTACAGACACATCGGTGGTCATGCTTACGGATCGATTTACCAGGGTCCTATCGGCGCAGTATTATCCCCACTACTCGGCGGATACGAAGATTACAACGAATTGCCTTATGCATCTTCGTTGTGTGGCGCTTGTACAGATGTTTGTCCAGTTAAAATTCCTTTGCAAGATTTACTCATTAAACACCGTCAACGGATCGTCAAGACTGAAAAGCTCGCGCCGATGAATGAAAAAATTTCGATGAAAGGCTTTGAATATATTGCAGGCTCCCCTATGTTATACAAAATCGGGACGAAGATGATCACGATGTTCGACAACCCATCTACTTTAGTCCGGTTAATTACTAAAGGACCTGGACCGATCAAACAATGGAACTCGATTCGTGAATTACCTGAACCACAAAAAAATCGATTTCGGGATTGGATGAAAAATCGGGAAAAGGAAGGGGGACAAACCGTTGAAGGGAACCATTCAAAAAAGAGAAACTTTCCTGGATAATGTCGCGGAACAGCTAGGACGGAACCGTAGAACAGAGGGTGTAAAACGACCACATTGGAAAACTCAACCACAGTGGAATGTAATGGCGGATAATACAAAGGATGAACTTGTTGAAGTGTTCAAGGTGCAGTGCGAAGCCATTCATACCGATTTTATCCAAACCAAAAAAGAAGAGTTAGGAGATACGGTATCCAACGTGATTCGCAACTATAATGGCGGTTCTGTTATAACATCGAAAGATCCACGATTTCTAGGGTTTGGATTGTGGAGTGAATTTAACAAACTACAAAGAAAGCAATCGATTTCGTTTCATGAATGGGACCCAAGTATTGGAGAGGAAAATATCCGGATCGCCGAAAAGGCAAATGTCGGAATTACCTTCAGCGATATAACACTAGCAGAATCGGGGACCGTCGTCCTGTTCAGTGATAATGGTAAAGGAAGGTCTGTCAGTCTGCTGCCGTCCACCTATATTGCGATCATTCCGAAGAGCACCATTGTTCCACGATTATCGCAGGCAACAAAGGAAATCCATGAACACATTGAAAAAGGGAAGGATGTTGCTTCCTGTGTGAACTTTATTTCGGGTCCAAGCAATAGTGCTGATATCGAAATGAATTTAGTGGTTGGCGTACATGGACCGATAAAGGCGACGTATATCGTAGTGGAAGACTGCTGATAGAGGTTGTGAACTTGTATTTTGATCTTTGTTTAATAGAGTAGTATCTATTCAGATTTCAGAAGATTTAAAATAGTTAGCCAACTATTTTAAATAGATTGTAAGAAAACTATTAAGTTAGGGGAAGGTGAATTATGAAAAAAGGGAAGTTTCTAATCGTCATTCTGTTGTTTTCCCTCGTATTATCAGCATGTATGCAAGTGACCAAGGAATCTGATCAAGATGAAAAAGATAAAAAGGTTGTCACAGAGGATTTACCGGAAGAGCGTAAAGTTCGTGAAATCGAGTTATATGTGACGACCCCAGATTATGATCCGATCCGTTACGAGTTTGGATTAATGATTGCAGAAGAATGGAGAAAGTTAGGGTTTGATGTAAAGGTTACACCATTGGAGTGGAATCGCTTAGCTGAACTTGGTATGCAACAAAAGGATTTTGACGCCTTTACGCTATCTTGGTCCGGACGTGCTGAGCGAATCGACCCCGATCATTTCATCTATTTAACACTTCATTCATCGAACGCTGGAAAAGGAGCTTATAACATCGTCGGATACAATAATCCGGAATACGATATATTGGCCGAAAAACAAAGAACACTGACCGACTTGGAAAAACGAAAAGAAGTCGTCTTCAAGGCTCAGGAAATGTTCTTAGAAGACCTGCCATATGCTCCGGTTGCCCATCGCGATCAAGTCATGGCCTATAACAAGAAAAATTTTAAAAATGTTCCTTATATGCTAGGAGAAGGATTAAATAGCTTTTGGACATTCCTAGGAATGGAGCCTACAGGAGATCGAAAAGTGGTTCGCTGGGGTTATCCAAGTGATGTTGCTTCACTAAATCCACTAAGTTCAACCAATACTCATGACTTCCAAGTCACTCGCTTAATTTACGACAGACTTGTGCGAATCTCTGAAACTGGTGAACCGAAAAATTGGGCAGCTGAATCGATTGAAGACGTAAATGGGGACGGAAAAACATTCAAGGTTACCCTTCGTCCTGGTATGGAATTCCACGATGGAGAACCGGTTACTGCAGAAGATGTGAAGTTTTCATTCGATCTAGTAAAAGAAATAGAATCTCCATTTTTCATGGGTATGGTCGACCCTATTGAATCAGTAGAGGTAATCGACGACTTAAGCGTCCAATTCAATTTAAATAAACAATTCGCGCCATTTATTAGTAATACATTGGCCCAAATGTATATATTCCCTGAACATTATTGGAAACCAATTTTGGAATCAGAAGGTGCTGCAGGAGTTCTCGAGCACCAAAATGAAAAAATCATTGGAAGCGGTCCATTCAAAATGGATTACTGGAGAAAAAATCAAGAAATGAAATTGAATCGTTACGATGACTATCATACTCCGGCCAACATTGAAGGAATTCTTAGTATTCCTTATTCAAACACACAAGGAATGGTTGCGGCCGTAGAACAAGGGGAAGCGGATATTACAGGCTGGTGGATTGAACCGATTCAGGTAGACAAATTAAAGCAAAACCCTGATCTTGAAGTGATTTCAGTTAAAGACCATGGGCTCTACCACATTAATTATAATTTGAGAAGAATGCCGTTTAATGATAAGTCTGCACGTCTAGCAATGTCCTATGTAATCCCTAAACAAAGGATTGTAGATGAACTCCTTGAAGGCTATGGAACAGTTGCGAATTCCCTTATCGGTCCAGCAAACGAATTTTGGCACAACCCAAATGTAGAAGGTTTTAAGTATGACCCTGAAAAAGCGATGAAGATTCTTCAAGACGCTGGGTACAAGTGGGATGAAAACGGAAAGATTTATTATCCAGAGGGTAAAAGCGATGCAGATAAAGAAAAAGGAGTCGTTCGTGAAGTTGAATAACACTTAAGGGAACTGCCCCTTGCAAGGGGCATCCCTTATTCTATCGAAGGGAGCATTTATTTTGAAAGGATTAAAAGGATTCATTGCAAAAAGGCTCATTCAAAGTGTTATCACTTTATTCATCTTAATATCGATTCTATTCTTTATGTTCCGGGTGCTTCCGGGTGATCCGACAACCATGTTTGTTGATGCTGCATTACCACAGGAGGCTAGGGAAGCGGTTCTTGAGCAATTTGGTCTTGATAAACCACTGAGCGAGCAATATTGGATTTATATGAAAAATTTTGTCCAAGGTGAATTTGGAATTTCTTTCACTTCCCGGGAGCCTGTGGAATCGGTTATTTCAGATTATTTAGTATCAACGATCTTACTTATGGGTATTACAGTTGGAGTTGCCCTGATCATCGGGGTAATAGGCGGAGCTTTAACCGCATGGTATCGGGGCACAAAGTTTGAAGCAGTTGTTGTATCCACGGCCCTTTTCTTCCGTTCAGCTCCTATTTTTTGGATTGGAATGGTTGCGCTCGCATTTTTCTCCTATCGATTAAATTGGTTCCCGACTGGGGGAATGCATGAACCTGGGCAACAATTCACTGGATTTTTTGATCGTTATTTTACATTAGAGTTTTTACATCACCTTATTCTCCCTGTCATTGTTGGCGCCGGCTACTACGTTGCAAGCCCCTTATTGATTATGAGAAGTTCGATGATCAATATTATGGAAGAGGATTTCATTGAGATGAGTCGTGCGAAGGGTATGAGGGAACGAGTTCTCTTATTCAAACATGCGGTGAGAAATGCATTGCTTCCTGTTGTTACAGAAATCGCATTGTTAATAGGGTTTGCGATCGGTGGACAAGTTCTGCTCGAGGTTGTTTTCAATTGGCCGGGGATAGGGCGATTGATCGTCGATTCGGTTCAACGTAACGATTACCCAGTTGCCCAGGCGACATTTTTCTTAATGGGAGTCATTGTTGTCTTCTTGAACCTGATTGCTGATATTCTTTACGGCTATTTAGATCCGCGTGTGACATATAAATAAATTTTTAAACACAAGGAGGGGACGCTGTGAAACTGCGACAACTATTCCGTTTATTACTTAAGGATAAGCTGGGGTTGATTGGGATTGTATTGCTGATGATGTTTTTTTTCGTAGCGATATTTGCTGAACAAATCATCCCTTATGATCCAATGAAAGAGCATTACGATAAAAATGGAGAATTATTAAGGATGGAGCCCCCAAGTGAAGAGCACTGGTTTGGGACGAATCGGCTTGGTAGAGATGTGTTCAGCCAGGTAATCGCGGGAACACGGGTTGCCTTATTCGTCGGGATTACTTCTGCTGTCATGGTAACAATCATTGGCACTGTCATCGCCTTAATTGCAGGATACTTTGGCGGTTGGCTCGATGACTTATTAATGAGATTAACCGATGTCGTTTATGGGATACCCTTTTTACCTTTTGCGATGATCATGGTAGCGGTGCTGGGTCCAAGCATTCGGAACATCATTATTGCGATTGTCTTGATTTCATGGAGAACGACGACACGGGTCATTCGATCGGAAGTACTTACATTGAAACAAAGAACATTCATTCAGGCAGCCAAACTTAGCGGAGCAAGCTCAGCTAGAATCATCTTCAAGCATATTGCACCCAATATATTACCGTTATCACTTGTATTCGGTTCATTAGCGATGGGATGGGCGATTGTGACAGAAGCAAGCGTCAGCTTTTTAGGCTATGGTGACCCATTGTTGATCAGCTGGGGGAAAATTTTGTTTGATGCCTATGTCGCTCAGGCGATAACGGTCGCTTGGTGGTGGGTTGTTCCACCGGGATTAGCGATTACATTGCTCGTCATGTCCGGATTCTTTGTTAGTAGAAGTCTTGAAGAAATCCTAAATCCGAGGTTGAGAAAACAATGACAAATTTCCTATTAGAAATAAAAAACCTAAAAACTTGTTATAAGGCCGAGGGTGGAGATGTCTGGGCGGTAGATGGAGTAGACATTGTGCTTGAACCTGGTGAAAACCTTGGGTTGGTCGGAGAGTCAGGCTGTGGAAAAACGACCATCATAAAATCGATCATGCGATTACTTCCGAATGGGGCGTTTTCAGAAGGTAAGATCAATTTCAAAGGAAGAAACCTTTTAGAATTATCTAAAAAGGAACTCCGTAAACTACGTTGGAACGAAATTTCCATCGTATCGCAAAGTGCGATGAATTCACTTGACCCTGTTTATAAAGTTGGAGCTCAAATTGTCGAAGCGATCCGATTACATCGGGATGTCTCCAAAAAAGAGGCTTGGACTAGAGCAGAAGAACTTTTTCAATTGGTTGGGGTAGATAAAAGCCGGTTAAAGGATTATCCTCATCAATTCAGTGGTGGAATGAGACAACGTGCCATCATTGCAATGGCCCTCGCTTTGGACCCGGAAATTGTCGTTGCCGACGAACCGACTACAGCATTGGATGTCGTCGTTCAGGCACAAATTTTAAGGAGGATCCAAAACCTGCAAAAGCAGTTGAACAGTTCAATGATCATGGTCACCCACGACATGTCCGTCGTTGCAGAAACGTGCCAAAAGGTGGTTGTCATGTATGCAGGAAAAGTGGTTGAATCAGGACCAGTTGATGCGATCTTCAATGAACCCTTCCACCCATATACAATGGGGCTCAAAAATGCATTTCCGAGTGTAAAAGGGGAAAAGTTCGACCTGATCTCGATACCTGGATACCCGCCTGACTTACAAAATCCCCCGATAGGTTGTCGGTTCGCGGATCGATGCCCATTTGCTACACAGCTATGTAAAGAAGAAGAACCGGAACAAGTGGGAGTATCTGATAAACATCAAGTCGCATGCCACTATATCAACAATGTGGAAGAAATGCGAGAAAAGTCCGCACTACGGGATACATGGAGAACGGTTAGTAAGGAGTTGGCATAATGGAGGATATTAGGTTAAAAGAAGAAATGGTTGTCCATCCTGATCCGATTCCAGACGATCGTCCAACCGTCTTTGATATTCAGGATTTACAGGTTCATTTTCCAGTTAACCAAGGCTTTTTCGAATCCTTGTCCAGTAAAAATAAGGAACAAAAATTTGTCAAAGCTGTCGATGGTGTTTCACTGCAAATCAAAGAGGGTGAAACGATCGGACTTGCAGGTGAGTCGGGTTGTGGAAAAACAACATTGGCAAAAACAATGGTGAAGTTAGAAGAAGCAACCTCGGGTAACGTATCCTTTAAAGGTAAAGATGTGAAGGGATTAAATTCAAAGGCATTAAAACGGTTCCGGAGAGATGCTCAAATGGTATTTCAGGACCCTTATGAGTCTCTTAATCCTAGATTTTCAATTAAACAAACGTTAGAAGAACCACTCATCATCCACGGCATGAAAAGAAAAAAGGAAAGACGCGAGAGAATTATCGAAACATTGGAAATGGTCGGACTAAGACCAGCCGAATCATATATCGACCGTTATCCTCACCAAATGAGTGGTGGGCAAAGACAACGTGTAGCCATTGCGAGAGCACTTGTCATAAGACCGAAGTTCCTTGTCGCGGATGAGCCTGTTTCGATGCTGGATGTATCGATACGCGCAAGTATTTTAACCCTTATTCAAGACCTGGTTCAACAATTGAATCTGGCGAGTATATACATTTCACATGATTTATCACTGATTCGTTATGTTTGTGATAAAACCGCGATCATGTATTTAGGGAGAATCGTTGAACTGGGCCCAACAGAAGATGTCATTCGTAATCCGATCCATCCTTATTCAAAAGCTTTGCTAGCGGCTGTCCCGAGTCCTGTCCCGAACCCAGATGGACTGAATGTTCCACTTGAAGGGGAGGCGCCCAATCCGATTGATTTACCGAAAGGGTGCAGGTTCCACCCGAGATGTCCAGTTGCAACTGAAAAATGCCGCCAGGTTGAGCCGAAAGGAACGGTACATGAGGGTCGCTGGGTAGAGTGCCATTTATACGATTA encodes the following:
- a CDS encoding ABC transporter permease, which translates into the protein MKLRQLFRLLLKDKLGLIGIVLLMMFFFVAIFAEQIIPYDPMKEHYDKNGELLRMEPPSEEHWFGTNRLGRDVFSQVIAGTRVALFVGITSAVMVTIIGTVIALIAGYFGGWLDDLLMRLTDVVYGIPFLPFAMIMVAVLGPSIRNIIIAIVLISWRTTTRVIRSEVLTLKQRTFIQAAKLSGASSARIIFKHIAPNILPLSLVFGSLAMGWAIVTEASVSFLGYGDPLLISWGKILFDAYVAQAITVAWWWVVPPGLAITLLVMSGFFVSRSLEEILNPRLRKQ
- a CDS encoding ABC transporter ATP-binding protein, yielding MTNFLLEIKNLKTCYKAEGGDVWAVDGVDIVLEPGENLGLVGESGCGKTTIIKSIMRLLPNGAFSEGKINFKGRNLLELSKKELRKLRWNEISIVSQSAMNSLDPVYKVGAQIVEAIRLHRDVSKKEAWTRAEELFQLVGVDKSRLKDYPHQFSGGMRQRAIIAMALALDPEIVVADEPTTALDVVVQAQILRRIQNLQKQLNSSMIMVTHDMSVVAETCQKVVVMYAGKVVESGPVDAIFNEPFHPYTMGLKNAFPSVKGEKFDLISIPGYPPDLQNPPIGCRFADRCPFATQLCKEEEPEQVGVSDKHQVACHYINNVEEMREKSALRDTWRTVSKELA
- a CDS encoding ABC transporter permease — protein: MKGLKGFIAKRLIQSVITLFILISILFFMFRVLPGDPTTMFVDAALPQEAREAVLEQFGLDKPLSEQYWIYMKNFVQGEFGISFTSREPVESVISDYLVSTILLMGITVGVALIIGVIGGALTAWYRGTKFEAVVVSTALFFRSAPIFWIGMVALAFFSYRLNWFPTGGMHEPGQQFTGFFDRYFTLEFLHHLILPVIVGAGYYVASPLLIMRSSMINIMEEDFIEMSRAKGMRERVLLFKHAVRNALLPVVTEIALLIGFAIGGQVLLEVVFNWPGIGRLIVDSVQRNDYPVAQATFFLMGVIVVFLNLIADILYGYLDPRVTYK
- a CDS encoding lactate utilization protein C; amino-acid sequence: MKGTIQKRETFLDNVAEQLGRNRRTEGVKRPHWKTQPQWNVMADNTKDELVEVFKVQCEAIHTDFIQTKKEELGDTVSNVIRNYNGGSVITSKDPRFLGFGLWSEFNKLQRKQSISFHEWDPSIGEENIRIAEKANVGITFSDITLAESGTVVLFSDNGKGRSVSLLPSTYIAIIPKSTIVPRLSQATKEIHEHIEKGKDVASCVNFISGPSNSADIEMNLVVGVHGPIKATYIVVEDC
- a CDS encoding ABC transporter ATP-binding protein; the protein is MEDIRLKEEMVVHPDPIPDDRPTVFDIQDLQVHFPVNQGFFESLSSKNKEQKFVKAVDGVSLQIKEGETIGLAGESGCGKTTLAKTMVKLEEATSGNVSFKGKDVKGLNSKALKRFRRDAQMVFQDPYESLNPRFSIKQTLEEPLIIHGMKRKKERRERIIETLEMVGLRPAESYIDRYPHQMSGGQRQRVAIARALVIRPKFLVADEPVSMLDVSIRASILTLIQDLVQQLNLASIYISHDLSLIRYVCDKTAIMYLGRIVELGPTEDVIRNPIHPYSKALLAAVPSPVPNPDGLNVPLEGEAPNPIDLPKGCRFHPRCPVATEKCRQVEPKGTVHEGRWVECHLYD
- a CDS encoding (Fe-S)-binding protein gives rise to the protein MKVSLFITCLCDVFFVRAGQATVELLERHGCTVDFPEDQTCCGQPAYNSGYQKEAERAAKNMIKAFEHAEYVVTPSGSCAYMVHEYEKFFEGDSVWQERARNLREKTYELTQFLTDVLKIEDTGAVFKGKATYHTSCHMTRLLGVKEAPFQLLKNVKDLELKELPGCQDCCGFGGTFSVKMTPISEQMVDEKIQHIEESGAEILIGADSGCLMNIEGRIKRNRKPIKVMHIAEILNNRGEAHVNEGRE
- a CDS encoding LutB/LldF family L-lactate oxidation iron-sulfur protein, translated to MSMKVGNKEFSSRIEHGINDNFMRGAVRSAQSRLETNRIKAADELGNWEEWRKSGQEIRQHTLENLDYYLQQLSENIAERGGHVFFASTAEEANEYIQGVIKEKQGKKVVKSKSMVTEEIGLNEALEDIGCDVVETDLGEYILQIDEKDPPSHIVAPALHKNKEQVRDVFKDKKGYLKSEKPEEMTLFARELLRQEFLTADVGITGCNFAIAESGSFALVTNEGNARMVTTLPDTQITVMGMERIVPTWEELDVLVSLLTRSAVGQKISSYVTALTGPKEEGDVDGPDDFHLVIIDNGRSKILGTEFQEALQCIRCAACINVCPVYRHIGGHAYGSIYQGPIGAVLSPLLGGYEDYNELPYASSLCGACTDVCPVKIPLQDLLIKHRQRIVKTEKLAPMNEKISMKGFEYIAGSPMLYKIGTKMITMFDNPSTLVRLITKGPGPIKQWNSIRELPEPQKNRFRDWMKNREKEGGQTVEGNHSKKRNFPG
- a CDS encoding ABC transporter substrate-binding protein; translation: MKKGKFLIVILLFSLVLSACMQVTKESDQDEKDKKVVTEDLPEERKVREIELYVTTPDYDPIRYEFGLMIAEEWRKLGFDVKVTPLEWNRLAELGMQQKDFDAFTLSWSGRAERIDPDHFIYLTLHSSNAGKGAYNIVGYNNPEYDILAEKQRTLTDLEKRKEVVFKAQEMFLEDLPYAPVAHRDQVMAYNKKNFKNVPYMLGEGLNSFWTFLGMEPTGDRKVVRWGYPSDVASLNPLSSTNTHDFQVTRLIYDRLVRISETGEPKNWAAESIEDVNGDGKTFKVTLRPGMEFHDGEPVTAEDVKFSFDLVKEIESPFFMGMVDPIESVEVIDDLSVQFNLNKQFAPFISNTLAQMYIFPEHYWKPILESEGAAGVLEHQNEKIIGSGPFKMDYWRKNQEMKLNRYDDYHTPANIEGILSIPYSNTQGMVAAVEQGEADITGWWIEPIQVDKLKQNPDLEVISVKDHGLYHINYNLRRMPFNDKSARLAMSYVIPKQRIVDELLEGYGTVANSLIGPANEFWHNPNVEGFKYDPEKAMKILQDAGYKWDENGKIYYPEGKSDADKEKGVVREVE